The DNA sequence CTTCGTGTCGCCATCGTCCGGCCCATCGACTGCGATGGCGTCGTTCCCGTACACGAACCGACCGGGTATCCCGTCCGTTCGAACGACGTGGACGAGGACCGGGTCGGCGTCTCCGCCGCTCGCGGCGAGCAGTCTCACGTCGCCCGTCGAACTCGCCTCGATGGTCGTCCGCACTTCCCCGTTCGAATCCGTCGTCGCGCTCGTCGGCGACGTGCTCAGGATCCCCGTTCGGTTGAGACCGAAATCGACGTTCGTCCCCGTGACGGGTTGGTCGTCGTAGGTAACGTTCGCCGTCAGCGTGGCGGACGGGCGCTCGCTCCTGTCGAGGGTACACTCGTCGAGCGAGGGGGTACAGTCGAGTCCGTTCGACGCAACCCACTCGACGTCGTAGCTTCCACCGCCGCTCCCACCTCCAGTGCCGCCTGCAACCGCGTGGATGGGGAACTCGACGCGCTCGCGTGCCGCGCTGCCGTCGTCGATGGAGAGCGTCACCGTTTCGTCACCCGGTGCAGTCGCGTCGTATTCGAACCGAACCCGTCCCTGGTCGTCCGTCCGATGGCTTCCCGCCGTCGTCCCGCCGCTCGCGTTCACGGTGACGCCGCTCACGGGGTTGTTGTACCTGTCGCGCACCTCCGCGACGAGCGTCGTCGTCGTTCCGACTGCCACGTTCCCGCCGCCGCTGACGTTCGTGATGTACTCCTCGCTCGTGGCTTTCGTCCCCGATCCAACGCCGATCTTCGCCATTCGAAGGTCGTAGGTGACGGGGGACCCGTTTTCCTCTCCACGGAGCGTGAGTTCGAGGATGCCGTCCTCGACGCTCACGCTCTCGACGTAGCCGTTCGCTTTCTGTTCCGCGAGCAATCGGTTCCACTTCTCCTCGGAGAGGGCCGTCGGCACGCGAATCGTTGGGTCGCTCCCGTCCGACTGCACCGAAATCGTGCGCGTCACGGTCGAAGGACTCAGCGCCTGTGGGTCGAGGCTGACCGTTCCCGACTGCGCTCGGGAGAGGTTCCCGTCCAGCGTGACGAGCGTGATCCGCTTTCCTTCGACGAGTTGCTGGCCGGTCAGGGTGGCGTTGCCGTCACGTCCGCGGTTGTAGACAACGGAGCTTTCGTACACCGTGTCGGGCGCGCTGCCGTACTGGTTGTAGTCCGGCGCGTAGACGAGCGACCGGGTCGAAAACGAGTGTTCGCTGGCGTCGAAATAGTCGGCCGTCTCCGGGTCGGTCGCCTTCAGGTTCTCGATTTCGACCGTTCCCGATTCCCGCGTTCGGAGTGTTCCCGAGGCGGATGGTGGGTTGACGAAGAGGACGTGTCCGGGATACTGCGTGCCGAGCGTGACCGATGTCGGTTGGCCTGCTCCGGTCGCGGCCGTGCGGAGGATCGCGTTGCGTACGTCCTGCATCTGGCTCTGTACCCGCTCGTCGTGACGAAATTCGACCTTCGCGTTTTGACTCGGGATGGCAGTCGCCTGATACAGCGACATGGCGACGACCAGCGTGGCGAACAGGAGAATCGCGCCGACCTGCACGGTCACGCCACGGTCGTCCGACCGGAACGTCATGCGTGAGACAGATACGTGAAAAGGATAAAAAACCTGTTACTCGATTACTCGTCGTCTTCTTCGACGAGCTCCGGGTCGCTCATCGCGCTCTGAAGGCTGTCGAGGCCGTTTACCCACTCCGTAACGAGACCGTAATCCATCTCCTCCATGATTGATATGTCGAGTTCGTCACCCGCGAAGATGCGCGTTCCACCCGCCGCGACGAGACCGAGCGCGGAGTCCAAATCCTCCGCTTCTTCGGCCTTCTCGGCTTCGATGATGTAGTCCTCGACGGGCGCGTCCTCGGCGGGCCCCTGTGCGACGTACTCCTCCGACGCGTAAAACACGCAGAGCAGGCTCGTCTGGACGCCGTCGATGAGCATCGCTTTCTCCTCGTCCTCGAATTCGACCTCGCCGAGGACGGTCTCTCGGATGTCGGTGAGTTCCGAGAGGGCCGTCTCCTCGTCGATGTCCTCGTCGTCGTACGCGGTGACGATTTTGGCGACGGCGATCGCCACGTCGTCCTGCAGGTTAAGCAGGAGCCGTGCGGAATCCTCGTCCTCCGGATCGATTTCCTCGTCCTTGATTCTGTCCAACCAGTTCTGCCAGCGTTCTTCGGAGTAGAACTCCTCTGGAGGAGCGCTCATACCTCTTTCGTGCGTAGCACGATTCATAAATCCTCCGAGGCTGCCTCAACAGGGTGAGACCGCCCAAAACGGCCGAAAAACTCATGCTACACCGGGACGTGCGGATGTTTCGCCGTCCATCGACGTTAGGATAGCCCCAAACTGATCAAAAAGCCTGCACGATGGCCGTGTGATCGGTTGGCAAGTAAAAACCGACTCCCGAGCGACGGCTCACGTCGAGAGCGTCGCCTCGGAGTTGAGCGACAGGTCACTCCGTGAGCGTCGCCTCGGTATCGAGTCCGTACACCAGTTCGGGAGTCGAGACGTGGGCCGTTCGAATCGCCTCGTCGTACCCCCGTTCCTGCATCCACGACACTCGTCGGGGGACCGTCTTCGGCCCCATTACCGCACCGGGACGGTCGGGGTCGTCGATGAAGTCAGTCTCCATCAGGAACGGTTCGCCGCGCTCGACGGCGAGTTCGAGGCGGTCCTTGTCGCTCATCACGCTCGGCGTCACACCCGCCAGTTCGCCGCCCGCGTAATGCTTGACCACGCGTTCCGGTGGCAAGCCTGCCGCCTCCGCCCACTCGGCCACCTCGGTCAGATCGTCCGTCGCTTCGGTGTGCAGTTGAACCGCGCTTCCGGTCTCCGCGCCCAGTTCCAGTGCGCGTCGAAGGACTGCGTTCGAGGCGTCCCACACCTCGTCGGTCACGTCGTAGTGCGGTCGTCCGGATTTCAGGGCGACGGCCCGCCCGTCCGCGACGTACTCCGCGGCGACTTCGAGTCCCGATTGCATCAGGTCACGCGCGTTCGCGGGCGTGAAGTCACGGTCGTCCACCAGTTTCGAGACGAGTCCCGGATGCACGCCGAGGACGGGCCACGCTCGGCCCGGCAGAATTTCGTTCGCCCGTTCTACCACCTCGACCGTCGTGTCGAAGACGGTTCGAAAGTCCGCACCCGTTTCGGCTTCGACGCCGAGCAACCAAGACGGCTTGTTGACGACGAGTAGGTGTGTGCCGCCGCTCCGTGCGAAATCCTTGACCGCTTCGACGCCCCGGCCGTGGTCGGGGTCCAGATGGAGGTGATCGTCGAGTACCGGCGTCCCGAGGTCGTTCATACGTGTTCGTTGGGTTCCAGCGAAAAAACGCCCGTGGTTTTTCGATTTACTCGTCTTCGAGGACGAACGCCTCGTGGGCCGCGTTTTGGAGCGCGTCCGACCGGCCGTACTTGCCGGGCGCGATGGCGACCGTCCGAATCCCGTTTCGGGCCGCCTTTTCGAGGACGGGTTTGAAATCCGTATCCCGGGAGGCGATTGCGAGGACGTCCACTTGGTCATCGAGCGCGAGTTCGGTCGCGTCGATGGCGAGCTTCACGTCCACGTCGCCGCTCGTGATGACGACCTCGAAACCGCGTGCTTCCGCCGCCTGAATCAACCCCGGTGTCGCGTGCTCGTCGAGGTACAGACGCGACGTCGCGAGTTGTCCGAGTTGCCGTCCCGCCGCTCGAACGTCGTCCAGATCGACGTCGAAGTCGTCCCGAAGGACGTTCGGTCCGTCGACGAAGAGTGCAACAGTTCGTTCGTGTTCGTCGCCGTCTCCCTCGTGGAGAGACCGCAAGCCGCCGCTCATGGTCCGAGATAGACGATAGCGGGACATAGCGGTGGCGGTTCGTTCTTTGCCCGACCTATTACCAGAGTGATTGATTTAACATCAGTAAACTTGTTCAGCACAGAATTAATTAATACTCTTAACTCTAGCTTTTATTTATTTGTTCGGGCGGAAAGATTTCAGCATCTCTAATGGATAAAATTTAAATACATATGCGAACTTCGTTAACTTGCCGTATGGCAGACGACAACATATCGCGGTTCGATAGACGTACATTCCTCAAAGCAACAGGTGCAGCCGGTGCGGCGGCGGCCATGAGTGGCGTTACGATGGCGACGCCCGGTCGTGAGCCCGGACCGAAAGAGGACGAGATTCTGGTCGGCGTTTCGGCCGGTCACGGTGACATCGAACAGGCAGTCACCGCAAAATCCCCGATGGACATCAACGTCGTTCACAAGAACGAACACCTGCGCTACGTCGCAGTGAAGCTCCCGAGCGCGATGCCCGACTCGGCCCGACAGAGCTTCATCGACGCAATCGAGAAGCGCGAAGGGATCAAATACGCGGAGCAGAACACGACGCACTCGACGTACCTCACGCCGGACGACCCCAAATTTAGCCAGCAGTACGCGCCACAGATGGTCAACTCCGACGACGCGTGGGACACCACCCTCGGCAGTCACGACGTCACCATCGCCGTCGTGGACACGGGTGCACAGTACGACCACCCGGACCTGCAGGCGAACTACAAATCGGACCCCGGAAAGGACTTCGCCGACGACGACAGCGACCCGTACCCGGACGCGCCGCAGGACGAGTACCACGCGACCCACGTTTCCGGCATCGCCGCCGGTGCCATCGACAACGGCACCGGTGTCGCAGGACAGGGTAACTCCTCGCTCATCAACGGCCGTGCGCTCGACGAGGGCGGCAGCGGTTCCACGTCCGACATCGCGGACGCCATCCGCTGGGCCGCGGACCAGGGTGCCGACGTCATCAACATGTCCCTCGGTGGCGGTGGCTACACGAGCACGATGAAGAACGCGGTTACCTACGCCTCCAACAACGGCGTCTTCATCGCGTGTGCAGCGGGTAACGACGGCTCCGGCAGCGTCTCGTACCCGGCGGGATACAGCGAATGTCTCGCTGTCTCCGCTATCGACTCGAACGGAAACCTCGCTTCCTTCTCGCAGTACGGTAGCAAGGTCGAACTCTGTGCCCCCGGTGTGGACGTCCTCTCGACGACGACCGAAACGCGCGGTTCCTACGAGAAGCTCTCGGGTACCTCGATGGCAACCCCCGTCGTCTCCGGCGTCGCCGGACTGACGCTCGCACAGTGGGATCTCACCAACTCGGAGCTCCGAAGCCACCTCAAGAACACGGCCGTCGACGTGGGCCTGTCCTCGGATGAGCAGGGCAGCGGCCGTGTCGATGCCTACAACGCCGTTACTACCGATCCCGGCAGCGGAAGCGGCGGCGGTGGCGATGGCGGCAGCGATTCCACGAGCGGATCCGCCAGCGGTTCGCTCTCCGGCTATTCCGACTACGCCGACTACACGTGGTCGTGGAACTACAGCAGCCCGAGCCAAGTCGTCGTGGAACTCGACGGACCGAGCGACGCCGACTTCGACCTCTACGTCAACACGGGAACGTCGAGCGCGGCGAGTCCGAGCAGCTACGACTACTCGTCCACCACCACGAACAGCCAGGAAACGATCACCATCGACAGTCCCGACACGTCCACCGACATGCAGATCGACGTGGACTCCTACAGCGGGTCGGGTAGCTACACCGTGACGATCACGGAATACCAGTAATTCCCATTCGATTGGTCCCCTCCTCTCGTTCTCACAGCCGAAGAGTGACGACGTTGCGAAATTTCCACCGCGGTTCGCTATCCGCCGGTTTCGAACTACGGCAGTGGAGCCGTCTCCGAATTTTACACCGGATGACACCACGCGGTTTATCCCTCGCTACGACAAATCGTCGGTCATGGTCGAGCCGACTGGAATCACCGCCGGACTCATCAACCTCCTCGCCGTTTTCATCATCGCGGCGAGCGTGGGTGTTTTCGTTGCCAAAGTCGGACGGTTTCCCTACACTATCGCCCTCCTCCTCGCCGGACTCGCCGTTTCGATACTCGGTATCAACATCGACATCACGCTCACACACGACCTCATCCTGCTCGTGCTGTTGCCGCCGCTCCTGTTCGAGGGCGCGGCGACCACCGACCTCGATAGCTTCCGCGAGAACCTCGGGTTAGTGTTGACGCTCGCGGTTCCCGGCCTCATCGTCTCGATTCTCATTCTCGGGGTGATGGGCCACTACGCCTTCGGCTATCCGCTGTTGCTCGCCACGCTGTTCGCCGCGATGATCCTCCCGACCGACCCGGTGTCCGTCTTGGCGCTGTTCGAGGAACTCGGTGCGCCCGAGCGGTTGTCGGTACTGGTCGAGGGCGAGAGCCTGCTCAACGACGGCGTCGGCGTCGTCGTCTTCTCCGCGCTCTTCGTGCTCGTGAAACGGTCGGTGGAGAACGACATCGAACTCTCGAAACTCATCACCCCGAAGGTCATCGGTAACACAGCGATCGAAATCGTCGTCGCCAGTATCGGCGGTTTGGTCGTCGGCCTCGCCGCTGGCTACCTCATCTACCGCGTCATGGTCAACCTGGACGAGCACATGACCGAAATCGTCCTCACGCTCATCCTCGCCTACGGGAGCTTCCTGCTCGCGGAACACTACTTCCACGTCAGCGGCGTCATCGCAACCGTCACCGCCGGACTCCTCATCGGCAACCGCGGCGCGGAGTACGCGATGAGCCCCCAAACGAAGATTTCCGTGTTCAACACGTGGGACACCGCCGCGTTCCTCGTCAACACGCTCATCTTCGTCCTCATCGGCGCGAAGACGCCCATCCACCAGATGGTCGATAACTGGCAACTCATCGTCATCGCCATCGTCCTCACGCTGGTCGTCCGCGCCATCACCGTCTACCCCTTCACCGAGGCGGTCAACCGATTCACTCGGAGCGATATTCCGTTCTCCTATCAGCACGTGATGGTGTGGGGTGGCCTACACGCCTCGATTCCCATCGCGCTCGTACTGGGGCTTCCGTCGAGTTCCCGCACATCGGGGAACTCCGTTCGATGGTGTTCGGCGTCGCCGCGTTCAGCCTCATCGTCCAGGGGCTGACGATGAGCAACCTCCTCGACCGCCTGAACATCGTCACCCGAACCGAGACCGAGGAACTGTACGAACTCCTCCTCGGGCGCGCGCGTGCGGTCGATTCCGCGCTCGAAGCCGCCGACCGCCTCCACAACCGCGGTGACCTCCCGGGCGACGTGTACGACGACTTCCGCGGCGAGTACGAGGCCGAAAAGGACGACCTGAACACGACCATCTCCCGCCTGCTCCACGAGAACCCCGAACTCCGCCGGGAGGAACTTCTCGTCGGCGAGCGCCGCGTCCTCAAACAGGAAAAGAGCGCCGTCATGGACGCCATGCGCTCGGGCGTCATCAGCGACGACGTGGGTGAACGACTGTTGGAGGAAGTGGACTTGAAACTCGACCGCGTCGATACTGGTCAGAGCACTGTCCGCGACGACCCCGACAACGAAGCCTACGAGGAGTTCTGGCGCGCTCGCGTGAAGGAGTACGGCCTCGATACGTCCTCCGGCGACTAGGAAAGCGACAGTGGGGAAGAGTTGTAGTCGGTTCTGCTTTTCTCGGAAGTGCAGTAACTGAGAAGACGACCCAGAAAGTTCTCGCGCGTTCGCTATGAGACGTGTTTGATTGATGTGTGGTTGCAGCTACTGAGAGGCAGTCCTCGAAAGCCCTCGCCACGCTCGCGGTTGTTGTGCGGGATATTCTGGCCTCTTCGCCACGTTCGGCCAGAATAGTGGCCCACACAACAACCACGATAAACGCGAGCGGGCGGCCCCTTTCATTCCACCGTCAGAGCAAAGCTCTGACGAGGACACCCAAACACAGCACCGCGACGTCCCCACACACCTCCCCAGCCGATTCCTCCGGGAGAGCTTCGCTCTCCCGTGCTCTCGCTCACTTCGTTCACGAGAACTCCGCTCGTCGCTAGCGCTCCTCGGTCGTCATCCCTCGCACGCTATCGGCACCGACCGTCGGCAAACCACTTGCCTCCGGCCGGTGTCAGCGCGAGCCACCCGGCTGGACGGGGTAGCCGATACTGACCAACTGCACGGCGCGCGAAGGCGCACTACTGTGCGCCCGCGCGAGGGACGAGCGACCAGCGGGAGCGAGGAGGCTGGGGAGGCGTGTGGGCGGCGGCGGGGCGGATGCGGGGCGGGGTGGGACTGAAAGGGGCCGTCGCTCGCGTTTACGTGGTCGTCTACACGAGCAACTATCCGCACGCGGTGCGGACGCGGATATCTCGTGGAGCGACCGCGAGCGGGCGGGGGCTTTCGAGTCGTCTTCTCGGTAACTGAAATCGCAAAACTAGGAAAGTCGTGTCATAACGAGCGTGGCGAGGGCTTTCGAAGTCGTCTTCTCGGTAACTGAAATCGCAGAATCATCAACCACGACTTGGAGCGGGGGCAATTTTCGAGGCGGTTTACGTCCCAGCAACTCCACTAACAAACTAACCAAACATGTCTCTTCAGAACCGACCGACGACACCACTCTTACGAAAAAATCAGCGTTGAATCCGCTGTTACGATCCCCTGTTGCAGCTGTAGCCAGTTGGGTACTCTCCAACCGTTTCAATCGAGATGCTGTCGAGTCCCTCACAATGGTCGTGAATCAACTCCAGTAACTCCTCGTCCACATCGGCGGGACCGAGTCCGTTGAGACGTAGGATAGTCTGTTCGGTGACGGTACTCTTTTCTTGAGAAGGTTCGTTGTTTGGCATGCTTCGATAGCCTCGAAGCAATCGGGGTCAGTGCTCTGACACTGGCCTTTCAGCGAATACCCCGATTACTTCCCGTGGGAATTTTGACTACGACGAGTTAATTCTATTGGTTTGTGAGGTTGAAAATTCGGCAGAAACCAGCGTTTTGAACCCCGAACTCACCTCTCTCCAGTTCGTTGCCATCGCTCTCTATTTATTGTCGTCAGAAGTTTTGCGAGAGCCTGTGGTTAGGCCCCTTCGCGTTGTTGCGAGGGAAGAACGCTCGCTGCGGTCTTCCTGCACTCGTGTGAGTGCGAGGGAAGGGAGTTGAACTACATCCAGACGTTCCGTCTGGCCTCATTCAACGCCCTTCGTTCGCAGTCGTGCGCTCAGTTGATTGCGCACAGACATGCGAGGGAAGGGAGTTGAACCCTTGGACCTCTACAGGAGCGGATCTTGAGTCCGCCGCCGTTGGCCGGGCTTGGCTACCCTCGCACGCAGTTTCTATTCCATCCTCCGGGTGTTAAAACGTTCCGAATCGAGAAACGACACTCCTTTTCCATATCGCCGCGCCTCTCGAACCATGACGAACGTCGATTCCCGCCTCGAATTGGCCGAACGCGCCGCGACCGCAGGGAGCGAAATCGCGTCCGAGGGCTTCCGACACGACCTCGCAGTCGAGACGAAATCCAACAAGACGGACGTGGTGACGGAGTTCGACCGCCGGAGTCAACGCCGTGTCATCGAGGTTATCGAAGCCGAGTTTCCCGACGATGCAATCGTCGGCGAGGAGGAAGACGCGCTGAAGGAAGTCCCCGCGGAGGGCGACGTGTGGGTCGTGGACCCCATCGACGGGACGAACAACTTCGTCCGCGGGATTCCGCTGTGGACGACCAGCGTCGCGGCGGTCCGCGAGGGCGAAACCGTCGCGGCCGCGAACGTCTGCCCGGCGCTGGGTGATGTCTATACGGCGAACGAGGACGGCGCGTATCTGAACGGCGAGACGATTTCGGTCAGCGACCGCACGGACCCCGAGACGTTCACGGTCTGTCCGACGATTTGGTGGGAGTTCGACCGGCGGGACGAGTACGCCGCGACCGTCGAGGGAATCGTGAAGCGCTTCGGCGACATGCGTCGGTTCGGGTGTGCCCAAATCGTTCTCGGGATGGTGGCCAGCGGTGCGCTCGACGGCACCGTGACGAACGTCGTCCCGAACCCGTGGGACACGGTCGCGGGCGTGTTCATGGTTCGGCGGGCGGGCGGAACGGTGACGGACATTCACGGCGACTCGTGGACGACCGAAAGTCGGGGATTGGTCGCTTCCAACGGGGAGGCACACGACGACGTACTCGCGGCGGCTCGCGAGGCGGAAAAATAGCATCGAAAGCAGACGATTATGATTTATAATTCCTATTTGCGACTCGATTCCGATGCGGGTGTACAATTATTTAGCGGTGGGGCATTACCGTAGCGATATGAACCTGGATGACACAGACCGCGCCATTCTGAAAGCCCTCCAAGTGAACGCACGAACACCGTTCAGCGAGATAGCACGGCAGATCGACATGTCCAGTGCGACGGTTCACGACCGCGTCAACCGGATGGAAGAAGCGGGCGTCATCACCGGCTATCACGCCAGCGTGGACCCGAAGAAGATATCGCTCGGTATCTCCGCGTTCGTCGGTCTCCGCGTGGAACAGGGTCGTGAGAAGGACACGCTCAAACGACTCGAAGGGATCGAGGGAATTCAGGAGGTTCACCTCACTACTGGGTCGTGGGACGTTTTAGCACGGGTGTACGCCGAGAACGCGGACAGTCTCCGCGAACTGATGTTCGACAACATCGCGCAGATGGACGGTTTCGCCCGCTCACAGACGATGGTCGTCCTCGGGTCGCCCTACGAAAGCAACGAACTCCCCCTGAAGATGGGTTCCGAGGAGTGACAAGACCGGAACCCTAAAACCTGTTCGCTTCGCTTCGTGCGATATGGATACCGCAAGCGAGGGACTCGAAAACGAGCGCCTGTGGTTGGGGGCGGTCGCCGCCGCCATCGTCGCCCTGGTCGGTGGTGCGCTCGCCTTCCCGAAACAAGTGTACGACGGCTTCATCTGGCAGTATTTTTGGGGACCCGTACTGGCCGACGCGAAAGGAGCAGAGTGTGCCGTCCGTAGCGGCGGCGCGACGAAATACATCTACGACGCGGGCACGTGCGCGACAGCGCCCGGTCCGGTTGCCGTTCCCGGTTACACTTTCGTCTCGGAAGTCGCTACGCCGTTACGCTCATCGTCGCGCTGATGGGCGTCGTTTTCCTGCTCCGCCGCCTGAACGTCGGCGAGGAGCGAGGCCTCTTCTTCGCGCTCTTCCCGTTCATGCTCTTCGGCGGTGCCCTTCGGGTCGTCGAAGACGCAAACAACGCGCTCGGAGCGGGGCACAG is a window from the Haladaptatus sp. R4 genome containing:
- a CDS encoding Ig-like domain-containing protein; the encoded protein is MTFRSDDRGVTVQVGAILLFATLVVAMSLYQATAIPSQNAKVEFRHDERVQSQMQDVRNAILRTAATGAGQPTSVTLGTQYPGHVLFVNPPSASGTLRTRESGTVEIENLKATDPETADYFDASEHSFSTRSLVYAPDYNQYGSAPDTVYESSVVYNRGRDGNATLTGQQLVEGKRITLVTLDGNLSRAQSGTVSLDPQALSPSTVTRTISVQSDGSDPTIRVPTALSEEKWNRLLAEQKANGYVESVSVEDGILELTLRGEENGSPVTYDLRMAKIGVGSGTKATSEEYITNVSGGGNVAVGTTTTLVAEVRDRYNNPVSGVTVNASGGTTAGSHRTDDQGRVRFEYDATAPGDETVTLSIDDGSAARERVEFPIHAVAGGTGGGSGGGSYDVEWVASNGLDCTPSLDECTLDRSERPSATLTANVTYDDQPVTGTNVDFGLNRTGILSTSPTSATTDSNGEVRTTIEASSTGDVRLLAASGGDADPVLVHVVRTDGIPGRFVYGNDAIAVDGPDDGDTKGGVEFSLRNGFAQSAAITNVEIDPADTGINVIADRSGDDGSVGHSEVVVETDHDSGYVDFSDLYFPTARDGTYLRNSYDLDDDGRVHGHNPVVSSDGTATFSLYELFRGSYRNGYRNVDMAGKRVTVTVGYRLENGTTGEKRVTFVPSGNDGNDGNGDGDARTPRIEMRVDDLSHVDQDKVRYTTSYDVTGTNSSFERVQVVTDDLQRGNDAKETNASASKRGSAAYRLNYGSDERWRMTVQVVYEHADGTEYVAAERSITDEADSLDPDGNDDLSTADSATIDSYSVDDRTKYGQPRYTLDYDLSSGSDFSRVTGAAISRGNGDAVYDSSTDRHGTFRLDGGYGGGTKFTIKLLVYDSDGIVVDSVERSDTAG
- a CDS encoding inositol monophosphatase — translated: MTNVDSRLELAERAATAGSEIASEGFRHDLAVETKSNKTDVVTEFDRRSQRRVIEVIEAEFPDDAIVGEEEDALKEVPAEGDVWVVDPIDGTNNFVRGIPLWTTSVAAVREGETVAAANVCPALGDVYTANEDGAYLNGETISVSDRTDPETFTVCPTIWWEFDRRDEYAATVEGIVKRFGDMRRFGCAQIVLGMVASGALDGTVTNVVPNPWDTVAGVFMVRRAGGTVTDIHGDSWTTESRGLVASNGEAHDDVLAAAREAEK
- a CDS encoding NYN domain-containing protein, which translates into the protein MSGGLRSLHEGDGDEHERTVALFVDGPNVLRDDFDVDLDDVRAAGRQLGQLATSRLYLDEHATPGLIQAAEARGFEVVITSGDVDVKLAIDATELALDDQVDVLAIASRDTDFKPVLEKAARNGIRTVAIAPGKYGRSDALQNAAHEAFVLEDE
- a CDS encoding TatD family hydrolase — protein: MNDLGTPVLDDHLHLDPDHGRGVEAVKDFARSGGTHLLVVNKPSWLLGVEAETGADFRTVFDTTVEVVERANEILPGRAWPVLGVHPGLVSKLVDDRDFTPANARDLMQSGLEVAAEYVADGRAVALKSGRPHYDVTDEVWDASNAVLRRALELGAETGSAVQLHTEATDDLTEVAEWAEAAGLPPERVVKHYAGGELAGVTPSVMSDKDRLELAVERGEPFLMETDFIDDPDRPGAVMGPKTVPRRVSWMQERGYDEAIRTAHVSTPELVYGLDTEATLTE
- a CDS encoding DUF2150 family protein: MSAPPEEFYSEERWQNWLDRIKDEEIDPEDEDSARLLLNLQDDVAIAVAKIVTAYDDEDIDEETALSELTDIRETVLGEVEFEDEEKAMLIDGVQTSLLCVFYASEEYVAQGPAEDAPVEDYIIEAEKAEEAEDLDSALGLVAAGGTRIFAGDELDISIMEEMDYGLVTEWVNGLDSLQSAMSDPELVEEDDE
- a CDS encoding S8 family serine peptidase — encoded protein: MADDNISRFDRRTFLKATGAAGAAAAMSGVTMATPGREPGPKEDEILVGVSAGHGDIEQAVTAKSPMDINVVHKNEHLRYVAVKLPSAMPDSARQSFIDAIEKREGIKYAEQNTTHSTYLTPDDPKFSQQYAPQMVNSDDAWDTTLGSHDVTIAVVDTGAQYDHPDLQANYKSDPGKDFADDDSDPYPDAPQDEYHATHVSGIAAGAIDNGTGVAGQGNSSLINGRALDEGGSGSTSDIADAIRWAADQGADVINMSLGGGGYTSTMKNAVTYASNNGVFIACAAGNDGSGSVSYPAGYSECLAVSAIDSNGNLASFSQYGSKVELCAPGVDVLSTTTETRGSYEKLSGTSMATPVVSGVAGLTLAQWDLTNSELRSHLKNTAVDVGLSSDEQGSGRVDAYNAVTTDPGSGSGGGGDGGSDSTSGSASGSLSGYSDYADYTWSWNYSSPSQVVVELDGPSDADFDLYVNTGTSSAASPSSYDYSSTTTNSQETITIDSPDTSTDMQIDVDSYSGSGSYTVTITEYQ
- a CDS encoding Lrp/AsnC family transcriptional regulator, yielding MNLDDTDRAILKALQVNARTPFSEIARQIDMSSATVHDRVNRMEEAGVITGYHASVDPKKISLGISAFVGLRVEQGREKDTLKRLEGIEGIQEVHLTTGSWDVLARVYAENADSLRELMFDNIAQMDGFARSQTMVVLGSPYESNELPLKMGSEE